The DNA sequence AACAAAATCGCACTGACAACAACAAGAGCACGGAATCATCGTTCATGAGCCATTGGCAAAAACCATAGTTTCGGATGCCAAATTTTATAATAGGtttacatgatgatgatgaacatCCCTcaattccatttttattttgctAAAAGTCACCCTATCAAATCCCACATTTGAGTCGATGCGCACATTTACAAAGTAATAATCTGCTTCGCCTATCCAACACGCCAATCTTCAAGTGCTTTCCTATTAACAACCTTGAAGATCGCGCCACCTGAGATAAACCAACCCTGCACGGTAATGAGTGTATGCTCCGGCAACCACTAGTACATGAAATAGTTGGTGGCTGTGGCCTGCAATGTCAAATTTCCCAGGCATCCATCGTTCAGGAATCCTTGTGGCATAAACAAGCGCTCCAAGCCCATAGAAAGCCCCCATCAGCAACTCGTATCCAAATGTGTGGAGAGCTTCGGGTTGGCCCCAGAACCAGATGAGCTTGTGCATGATTGGTGCTATCCCACTGAAGCCCATGGCAAAGAATAGACATGCACGGACGGTGCGGAACTGTGGGGTTTGAAAAACTGGAAGGAGAGAAAACAAAACTGTAGTAATTCCCAAGACAGTTATAAACCCAATGTAGAGGTTACAGAAGAAAGGGTTGCACATGAAGGAGTAGTAGACAGGAGGGTAGAAGGAGGTAGATATTAGGGCAGTAATTCCAGCATAATCAAGCCTGAGCATGATGTATGATAGGCGTTCAGAGGTGCAAGAGATAAGGTGGCAGGTGCTGCTCGCTAGCAAGCAAAACATTGCTCCAcccaaaaatgcaaaaaatgGCCACCGCGTAATTGGTCTCACCATCAGAGGTGCTAGAATGTTTGCCAATTCTTCCTTCACGCTACTCtgctttaataaaaaagaaggatagattttttatgagtaaaaacAAAGGATACATTAGTTAGTTACGTGTAGCTTTCGAAAGCAAGTCCatcaatgatataaaataacataatgaaagaaaa is a window from the Juglans regia cultivar Chandler chromosome 7, Walnut 2.0, whole genome shotgun sequence genome containing:
- the LOC108985649 gene encoding heptahelical transmembrane protein 4-like isoform X1, which codes for MDDAHQSGEDIKLSSEALENHQTRSSKEGKENQLVEYHSLPGYLRDNEFVVGHYRSEWPLKQALLSIFSIHNETLNVWTHLIGFFLFLSLTIYTAMKVPKVVDLHTLQHFHDVLKKADLHKVHAELMTCLPSLPNMPDLHRLREELKTTLPSMDYLPSLSSWHIRDLLYNCLPERFSSGNYTDVCVLQSSVKEELANILAPLMVRPITRWPFFAFLGGAMFCLLASSTCHLISCTSERLSYIMLRLDYAGITALISTSFYPPVYYSFMCNPFFCNLYIGFITVLGITTVLFSLLPVFQTPQFRTVRACLFFAMGFSGIAPIMHKLIWFWGQPEALHTFGYELLMGAFYGLGALVYATRIPERWMPGKFDIAGHSHQLFHVLVVAGAYTHYRAGLVYLRWRDLQGC
- the LOC108985649 gene encoding heptahelical transmembrane protein 4-like isoform X2: MDDAHQSGEDIKLSSEALENHQTRSSKEGKENQLVEYHSLPGYLRDNEFVVGHYRSEWPLKQALLSIFSIHNETLNVWTHLIGFFLFLSLTIYTAMKVPKVVDLHTLQHFHDVLKKADLHKVHAELMTCLPSLPNMPDLHRLREELKTTLPSMDYLPSLSSWHIRDLLYNCLPERFSSGNYTDVCVLSSVKEELANILAPLMVRPITRWPFFAFLGGAMFCLLASSTCHLISCTSERLSYIMLRLDYAGITALISTSFYPPVYYSFMCNPFFCNLYIGFITVLGITTVLFSLLPVFQTPQFRTVRACLFFAMGFSGIAPIMHKLIWFWGQPEALHTFGYELLMGAFYGLGALVYATRIPERWMPGKFDIAGHSHQLFHVLVVAGAYTHYRAGLVYLRWRDLQGC
- the LOC108985649 gene encoding heptahelical transmembrane protein 4-like isoform X3, whose protein sequence is MTCLPSLPNMPDLHRLREELKTTLPSMDYLPSLSSWHIRDLLYNCLPERFSSGNYTDVCVLQSSVKEELANILAPLMVRPITRWPFFAFLGGAMFCLLASSTCHLISCTSERLSYIMLRLDYAGITALISTSFYPPVYYSFMCNPFFCNLYIGFITVLGITTVLFSLLPVFQTPQFRTVRACLFFAMGFSGIAPIMHKLIWFWGQPEALHTFGYELLMGAFYGLGALVYATRIPERWMPGKFDIAGHSHQLFHVLVVAGAYTHYRAGLVYLRWRDLQGC